The following coding sequences lie in one Chanos chanos chromosome 4, fChaCha1.1, whole genome shotgun sequence genomic window:
- the hif1ab gene encoding hypoxia inducible factor 1 subunit alpha b isoform X1, whose product MDTGVVTEKKRVSSERRKEKSRDAARCRRGKESEVFYELAHQLPLPHNVTSHLDKASIMRLTISYLRMRKLLTSDEKEEESDLESQLNSFYLKALEGFLMVLSEDGDMVYLSENVNKCMGLTQFDLTGHSVFDFAHPCDHEELREMLVHRTGSKKTKDQNTERSFFLRMKCTLTSRGRTVNIKSATWKVLHCTGHVRVQEHHNESNGDCGFREPPITYLVLICEPIPHPSNIEVPLDSKTFLSRHTLDMKFSYCDERITELMGYDPDDLLNRSVYEFYHALDSDHLTKTLHNLFAKGQATTGQYRMLAKKGGYVWVETQATVIYNPKNSQPQCIVCVNYVLSGIVEGDLILSLQQTASEQKDVEKEEEKIEEQEEVEESTEVDMMKIFTKQEDLGCATESSETLYEQLKEEPEALTLLAPAAGDTIISLDFTSSDSDMQLLNDVPLYNDVMLPASSEKMPLALSPLAPSEPTPALAKTEPATEDFPFSNASHRAPDTVGTPSSTGTGASSPEPNSPLDYGFPVDTDIGSEFKLDLVEKLFAIDTEAKNPFTTQDMGDLDLEMLAPYIPMDDDFQLRIPSPLDPLPSAPQTMSDISSLFQPLPSPAAVTSDSASLVKQKSSSRPPSPLHLLQEVRSAPVSPFSGSGSGSCSRDASPVRCATPQGGSPVCNRMERDLSPKMLALQNVQRKRKLEEVTSLSQAFGLGALLQSVDEAIEPGKRAKVLEVKGSSALGGSKTILILPSEVASRLLSSSLECSGGLPQLTRYDCEVNAPVQDRHPLLQGDELLRALDQVI is encoded by the exons ATGGATACTGGAGTtgtcactgaaaagaaaag GGTGAGCTCGGAGCGCAGGAAGGAGAAGTCCAGGGATGCAGCGCGGTGTCGCAGGGGCAAGGAGTCTGAGGTGTTTTACGAGCTAGCGCACCAGCTGCCCCTCCCGCACAATGTCACCTCCCACCTGGACAAAGCCTCCATCATGAGGCTGACCATCAGCTACCTGCGCATGAGGAAGCTGCTTACCTCTG atgaaaaagaggaagagtcTGATTTGGAGAGTCAACTCAACAGCTTCTACTTGAAAGCCCTGGAGGGCTTCCTGATGGTGCTCTCGGAGGATGGAGACATGGTCTACCTTTCCGAGAATGTAAACAAGTGCATGGGCCTAACACAG TTTGATCTCACTGGTCACAGTGTTTTTGACTTTGCTCACCCTTGTGACCATGAAGAACTGAGGGAGATGCTGGTCCACAGGACGG GATCAAAGAAAACCAAGGACCAGAACACAGAACGGAGCTTCTTCCTTCGGATGAAGTGCACGCTCACCAGTAGAGGGCGCACTGTGAATATAAAGTCTGCCACATGGAAG GTTCTGCACTGTACTGGGCATGTGCGTGTTCAGGAGCACCACAATGAGTCCAACGGGGACTGTGGTTTCAGGGAGCCCCCGATTACCTACCTGGTGCTGATCTGTGAGCCCATCCCCCATCCCTCTAACATTGAGGTCCCATTGGACAGCAAAACCTTCCTCAGCCGCCACACTCTGGACATGAAGTTCTCCTACTGTGATGAGAG GATCACAGAGCTGATGGGCTATGATCCCGACGACCTGCTGAACAGGTCTGTGTACGAATTCTACCATGCCCTGGATTCAGACCACCTGACCAAGACACTCCACAACT TGTTTGCCAAGGGCCAGGCTACCACCGGACAGTATCGCATGCTGGCCAAAAAGGGAGGCTACGTGTGGGTAGAGACCCAAGCCACAGTCATTTACAACCCAAAGAACTCTCAGCCTCAGTGCATTGTATGTGTCAACTATGTGCTCAG TGGGATAGTAGAGGGCGACTTGATCCTCTCCCTGCAGCAGACGGCAAGTGAGCAGAAAGATGTggagaaggaagaagagaagatagaggaacaggaggaggtggaagagAGCACAGAGGTGGACATGATGAAGATCTTCACCAAGCAGGAGGATCTGGGCTGTGCCACGGAGAGCTCAGAGACCCTGTACGAGCAGCTGAAGGAGGAGCCTGAGGCCCTCACCCTGCTGGCTCCAGCTGCAGGAGACACCATCATCTCCCTGGACTTCACCAGCTCAG ATTCGGACATGCAGCTGCTTAATGATGTACCCCTATACAACGATGTCATGCTGCCAGCCTCCAGTGAGAAGATgcccctggctctctctcctctggctccCAGTGAGCCCACCCCAGCTCTAGCCAAAACAGAGCCTGCCACAGAGGACTTCCCATTTTCCAATGCCTCGCACCGTGCCCCGGACACTGTGGGCACCCCCTCCAGCACCGGTACTGGAGCCAGCTCCCCAGAG CCTAACAGCCCATTGGATTACGGCTTCCCGGTGGACACAGACATTGGTTCCGAATTTAAACTAGATCTTGTGGAGAAGTTGTTTGCTATTGACACAGAAGCGAAGAACCCATTTACCACTCAG GACATGGGAGATCTGGATCTGGAGATGTTGGCTCCCTACATCCCAATGGATGATGACTTCCAGCTGCGCATCCCCTCCCCACTGGACCCTCTTCCCTCAGCTCCACAAACAATGTCTGACATCAGCTCACTGTTCCAGCCCCTGCCCAGCCCTGCTGCCGTGACCTCCGACTCTGCCAGTCTGGTCAAACAGAAGTCCTCCTCCCGTCCTCCCTCACCTCTCCATCTCCTGCAGGAGGTGCGCAGTGCACCTGTCTCGCCCTTTAGTGGGAGTGGGAGCGGGAGCTGCAGCCGTGACGCCTCCCCAGTCAGATGTGCCACCCCACAAGGCGGCAGCCCTGTTTGTAACAG AATGGAGAGAGATCTCTCTCCAAAGATGTTAGCCCTTCAGAATGTCCAGCGCAAACGGAAACTGGAGGAAGTGACCTCTTTGTCTCAGGCTTTTGGGCTG GGTGCTTTACTTCAGAGTGTGGATGAGGCTATAGAACCAGGGAAGAGGGCCAAGGTCTTGGAGGTGAAAGGCTCCAGTGCACTCGGTGGAAGCAAGACTATTCTCATACTGCCTTCAG AGGTGGCCAGTCGTCTGCTGTCTAGCTCATTGGAGTGTAGTGGTGGCCTCCCACAGCTCACACGCTATGACTGCGAGGTCAACGCTCCTGTCCAGGACAGACACCCTCTGCTCCAGGGAGATGAGCTACTACGTGCCCTGGACCAAGTCATTTGA
- the hif1ab gene encoding hypoxia inducible factor 1 subunit alpha b isoform X2, translating into MDTGVVTEKKRVSSERRKEKSRDAARCRRGKESEVFYELAHQLPLPHNVTSHLDKASIMRLTISYLRMRKLLTSDEKEEESDLESQLNSFYLKALEGFLMVLSEDGDMVYLSENVNKCMGLTQFDLTGHSVFDFAHPCDHEELREMLVHRTGSKKTKDQNTERSFFLRMKCTLTSRGRTVNIKSATWKVLHCTGHVRVQEHHNESNGDCGFREPPITYLVLICEPIPHPSNIEVPLDSKTFLSRHTLDMKFSYCDERITELMGYDPDDLLNRSVYEFYHALDSDHLTKTLHNLFAKGQATTGQYRMLAKKGGYVWVETQATVIYNPKNSQPQCIVCVNYVLSGIVEGDLILSLQQTASEQKDVEKEEEKIEEQEEVEESTEVDMMKIFTKQEDLGCATESSETLYEQLKEEPEALTLLAPAAGDTIISLDFTSSDSDMQLLNDVPLYNDVMLPASSEKMPLALSPLAPSEPTPALAKTEPATEDFPFSNASHRAPDTVGTPSSTGTGASSPEPNSPLDYGFPVDTDIGSEFKLDLVEKLFAIDTEAKNPFTTQDMGDLDLEMLAPYIPMDDDFQLRIPSPLDPLPSAPQTMSDISSLFQPLPSPAAVTSDSASLVKQKSSSRPPSPLHLLQEVRSAPVSPFSGSGSGSCSRDASPVRCATPQGGSPVCNRDLSPKMLALQNVQRKRKLEEVTSLSQAFGLGALLQSVDEAIEPGKRAKVLEVKGSSALGGSKTILILPSEVASRLLSSSLECSGGLPQLTRYDCEVNAPVQDRHPLLQGDELLRALDQVI; encoded by the exons ATGGATACTGGAGTtgtcactgaaaagaaaag GGTGAGCTCGGAGCGCAGGAAGGAGAAGTCCAGGGATGCAGCGCGGTGTCGCAGGGGCAAGGAGTCTGAGGTGTTTTACGAGCTAGCGCACCAGCTGCCCCTCCCGCACAATGTCACCTCCCACCTGGACAAAGCCTCCATCATGAGGCTGACCATCAGCTACCTGCGCATGAGGAAGCTGCTTACCTCTG atgaaaaagaggaagagtcTGATTTGGAGAGTCAACTCAACAGCTTCTACTTGAAAGCCCTGGAGGGCTTCCTGATGGTGCTCTCGGAGGATGGAGACATGGTCTACCTTTCCGAGAATGTAAACAAGTGCATGGGCCTAACACAG TTTGATCTCACTGGTCACAGTGTTTTTGACTTTGCTCACCCTTGTGACCATGAAGAACTGAGGGAGATGCTGGTCCACAGGACGG GATCAAAGAAAACCAAGGACCAGAACACAGAACGGAGCTTCTTCCTTCGGATGAAGTGCACGCTCACCAGTAGAGGGCGCACTGTGAATATAAAGTCTGCCACATGGAAG GTTCTGCACTGTACTGGGCATGTGCGTGTTCAGGAGCACCACAATGAGTCCAACGGGGACTGTGGTTTCAGGGAGCCCCCGATTACCTACCTGGTGCTGATCTGTGAGCCCATCCCCCATCCCTCTAACATTGAGGTCCCATTGGACAGCAAAACCTTCCTCAGCCGCCACACTCTGGACATGAAGTTCTCCTACTGTGATGAGAG GATCACAGAGCTGATGGGCTATGATCCCGACGACCTGCTGAACAGGTCTGTGTACGAATTCTACCATGCCCTGGATTCAGACCACCTGACCAAGACACTCCACAACT TGTTTGCCAAGGGCCAGGCTACCACCGGACAGTATCGCATGCTGGCCAAAAAGGGAGGCTACGTGTGGGTAGAGACCCAAGCCACAGTCATTTACAACCCAAAGAACTCTCAGCCTCAGTGCATTGTATGTGTCAACTATGTGCTCAG TGGGATAGTAGAGGGCGACTTGATCCTCTCCCTGCAGCAGACGGCAAGTGAGCAGAAAGATGTggagaaggaagaagagaagatagaggaacaggaggaggtggaagagAGCACAGAGGTGGACATGATGAAGATCTTCACCAAGCAGGAGGATCTGGGCTGTGCCACGGAGAGCTCAGAGACCCTGTACGAGCAGCTGAAGGAGGAGCCTGAGGCCCTCACCCTGCTGGCTCCAGCTGCAGGAGACACCATCATCTCCCTGGACTTCACCAGCTCAG ATTCGGACATGCAGCTGCTTAATGATGTACCCCTATACAACGATGTCATGCTGCCAGCCTCCAGTGAGAAGATgcccctggctctctctcctctggctccCAGTGAGCCCACCCCAGCTCTAGCCAAAACAGAGCCTGCCACAGAGGACTTCCCATTTTCCAATGCCTCGCACCGTGCCCCGGACACTGTGGGCACCCCCTCCAGCACCGGTACTGGAGCCAGCTCCCCAGAG CCTAACAGCCCATTGGATTACGGCTTCCCGGTGGACACAGACATTGGTTCCGAATTTAAACTAGATCTTGTGGAGAAGTTGTTTGCTATTGACACAGAAGCGAAGAACCCATTTACCACTCAG GACATGGGAGATCTGGATCTGGAGATGTTGGCTCCCTACATCCCAATGGATGATGACTTCCAGCTGCGCATCCCCTCCCCACTGGACCCTCTTCCCTCAGCTCCACAAACAATGTCTGACATCAGCTCACTGTTCCAGCCCCTGCCCAGCCCTGCTGCCGTGACCTCCGACTCTGCCAGTCTGGTCAAACAGAAGTCCTCCTCCCGTCCTCCCTCACCTCTCCATCTCCTGCAGGAGGTGCGCAGTGCACCTGTCTCGCCCTTTAGTGGGAGTGGGAGCGGGAGCTGCAGCCGTGACGCCTCCCCAGTCAGATGTGCCACCCCACAAGGCGGCAGCCCTGTTTGTAACAG AGATCTCTCTCCAAAGATGTTAGCCCTTCAGAATGTCCAGCGCAAACGGAAACTGGAGGAAGTGACCTCTTTGTCTCAGGCTTTTGGGCTG GGTGCTTTACTTCAGAGTGTGGATGAGGCTATAGAACCAGGGAAGAGGGCCAAGGTCTTGGAGGTGAAAGGCTCCAGTGCACTCGGTGGAAGCAAGACTATTCTCATACTGCCTTCAG AGGTGGCCAGTCGTCTGCTGTCTAGCTCATTGGAGTGTAGTGGTGGCCTCCCACAGCTCACACGCTATGACTGCGAGGTCAACGCTCCTGTCCAGGACAGACACCCTCTGCTCCAGGGAGATGAGCTACTACGTGCCCTGGACCAAGTCATTTGA